A window of the Vibrio pomeroyi genome harbors these coding sequences:
- the bioA gene encoding adenosylmethionine--8-amino-7-oxononanoate transaminase, whose amino-acid sequence MDLAFDRQHIWHPYTSTLTPLTCYPVTNADGVYLELEGGKRIIDGMSSWWSTIHGYNHPELNAAAHSQIDKVSHVMFGGITHQPAIDLCKRLLNLAPSNLEHVFLADSGSVAVEVSLKMALQYWHAKGQPRSKFLTLRDGYHGDTFAAMSVTDPENSMHSLYKGFLPEHIFADSPKTGFWDQWDANDINSFREKLATHHQEVAAVILEPIVQGAGGMRIYHPEFLKQVRLLCDEFNVLLILDEIATGFGRTGKLFACEHADIQPDILCLGKALTGGYMTLSATLASKEVADTVCGGEAGCFMHGPTFMGNPLACAVGAASLSIIEQGHWQSQTQQIEQLFSELLPPLREHALVKDVRWLGAIGVVETHSPVDMETIQAHFVEQGVWIRPFGKLIYMMPPFISKPEHIEQLVSAIDKALKRPDCFKET is encoded by the coding sequence ATGGATCTCGCCTTTGATCGCCAGCATATCTGGCATCCCTACACATCAACGTTAACACCTCTGACCTGCTACCCAGTCACCAATGCAGACGGCGTTTACTTAGAATTAGAAGGCGGAAAACGAATTATTGATGGCATGTCGTCTTGGTGGTCAACCATTCACGGCTACAATCATCCAGAGCTGAATGCCGCTGCTCATAGCCAGATCGATAAGGTTTCACACGTTATGTTTGGTGGTATCACCCACCAGCCTGCCATCGATTTATGTAAGAGGCTTCTCAATCTAGCACCAAGTAATCTTGAACATGTATTCTTGGCCGATTCAGGCTCAGTTGCCGTAGAAGTGAGCCTTAAAATGGCGCTTCAATACTGGCATGCCAAAGGACAACCTCGTTCAAAGTTCCTCACACTCAGAGATGGCTACCACGGTGATACCTTTGCAGCGATGTCAGTGACCGACCCTGAAAACTCTATGCACAGCCTCTACAAAGGCTTTTTGCCTGAACACATTTTTGCCGATTCACCGAAAACAGGCTTTTGGGATCAATGGGACGCTAACGACATAAACAGCTTCCGTGAAAAGCTAGCAACACATCATCAAGAAGTCGCAGCCGTTATCTTGGAGCCGATCGTTCAAGGCGCTGGCGGTATGCGTATTTACCACCCTGAATTTCTGAAACAGGTGCGCTTGCTGTGCGATGAATTCAACGTATTGCTGATTTTGGATGAGATTGCGACCGGGTTTGGTCGCACTGGGAAACTGTTCGCGTGTGAGCATGCCGATATTCAACCGGACATTCTATGCTTGGGTAAAGCGCTGACTGGCGGCTACATGACCCTTTCAGCAACGCTAGCGAGCAAAGAAGTCGCTGATACGGTATGTGGCGGTGAAGCAGGCTGCTTTATGCACGGGCCAACCTTTATGGGTAACCCATTAGCTTGCGCGGTCGGTGCGGCAAGTTTATCGATCATAGAGCAAGGTCATTGGCAGAGTCAGACTCAGCAGATTGAACAGCTTTTCTCTGAATTGCTGCCACCTTTGCGAGAGCATGCATTGGTTAAAGACGTTCGCTGGTTGGGCGCGATTGGTGTAGTTGAAACCCATTCACCTGTCGATATGGAAACCATTCAAGCTCACTTTGTTGAACAAGGCGTTTGGATACGCCCATTCGGCAAGTTGATCTATATGATGCCTCCTTTCATTAGCAAACCTGAACATATTGAACAGCTCGTTTCAGCCATTGATAAGGCACTTAAACGTCCTGATTGTTTCAAAGAGACCTAA
- the bioB gene encoding biotin synthase BioB: MEVRHDWTVAEVTALLEKPFMDLMFEAQVVHRQYQEHNHVQVSTLLSIKTGACPEDCKYCPQSAHYRTDVDKERLMEVERVLDAAQKAKNAGSTRFCMGAAWKNPKERDMPHLTDMIKGVKGMGLETCMTLGMLTPDQAGELADAGLDYYNHNLDTSPEFYGSIITTRTYQDRLDTLSHVRDAGMKICSGGIIGMGESTNDRAGLLVELANLPVHPESVPINMLVKVKGTPMENVDDVESFDFIKLIAIARIMMPMSAVRLSAGRENMNEQMQAMCFMAGANSIFYGCKLLTTPNPDEDTDMQLFKKLGINSQEVAQKPDEIQENELLDQVVERVAARPTKDDMFYDATV; this comes from the coding sequence GTGGAAGTTCGTCATGACTGGACAGTTGCTGAAGTAACAGCGCTGCTTGAAAAACCGTTTATGGATTTAATGTTTGAAGCTCAAGTCGTTCATAGACAGTACCAAGAGCACAACCACGTGCAAGTGAGTACGCTTTTATCGATAAAGACAGGTGCTTGTCCTGAAGATTGTAAGTATTGCCCTCAAAGTGCTCACTACCGAACGGATGTCGACAAAGAACGCTTAATGGAAGTTGAGCGTGTTTTGGATGCGGCGCAAAAAGCCAAGAATGCGGGCTCAACTCGCTTCTGTATGGGCGCGGCATGGAAAAACCCGAAAGAACGCGATATGCCTCACCTAACTGACATGATCAAAGGTGTGAAAGGTATGGGGTTAGAAACCTGTATGACACTGGGCATGTTAACGCCGGATCAAGCAGGTGAGCTAGCCGACGCAGGTTTGGACTACTACAACCATAACCTTGATACGTCTCCAGAATTCTACGGCAGCATTATTACCACTCGTACTTACCAAGATCGTTTAGATACGTTATCTCATGTGCGTGATGCCGGAATGAAGATCTGTTCTGGTGGCATCATCGGTATGGGCGAAAGCACCAATGACCGAGCAGGCCTTCTTGTAGAGCTGGCGAACCTTCCAGTACACCCAGAAAGTGTGCCAATCAACATGCTTGTAAAAGTGAAAGGCACACCGATGGAAAACGTCGATGATGTTGAGTCTTTCGACTTCATCAAGCTGATTGCAATTGCACGTATTATGATGCCTATGTCTGCGGTTCGCTTATCTGCAGGCCGTGAGAACATGAACGAACAGATGCAAGCGATGTGTTTCATGGCGGGTGCGAACTCTATCTTCTACGGTTGTAAGCTACTGACTACGCCGAACCCAGATGAAGACACGGATATGCAGCTGTTTAAGAAGTTGGGTATCAACAGCCAAGAAGTGGCTCAAAAGCCAGACGAAATTCAAGAAAACGAACTGTTAGATCAAGTGGTGGAGCGCGTTGCGGCTCGTCCAACTAAAGATGACATGTTCTACGATGCCACGGTTTAA
- the bioF gene encoding 8-amino-7-oxononanoate synthase, with translation MPRFKARIKEALVHRHEQGLNRQLKVLENSNGPLLNSEGSSFINFSSNDYLGLANDPELVDAWQTGLSQYGAGSAASPLVTGFSPAHRNLEVQLCEWLGFERAILFSSGFSANQAFLFSLLEKDDSLLQDKLNHASLMEAGMLSPATMKRFKHNDTQHLESLLRRSPQSLVVTEGVFSMDGDQAPLNQISNLTNQYDSWLAVDDAHGIGVLGDKGAGSCNASQITPDILVVTFGKAFGLSGAAILCSSEVGDYLTQFARHHVYSTAIPPSQAVALSHACQMIQTQEWRREKLTELGALYAEQMNGVQGFVDTQTPIKPFVIGEAQAALFVAEELKRNQVWVTAIRPPTVPTGTARLRITLTANHTQKQILQLTRSLRQAVERNVKSGESSFGPNSETHIEINNEAQ, from the coding sequence ATGCCACGGTTTAAAGCTCGCATTAAAGAAGCCCTTGTTCATCGCCATGAGCAAGGGCTGAATCGCCAACTCAAGGTGCTCGAAAACAGCAATGGACCTTTGTTGAATAGTGAAGGTTCTAGTTTCATCAATTTTTCGAGTAATGATTATTTAGGTCTGGCGAACGATCCTGAACTGGTCGATGCATGGCAAACGGGTCTTTCCCAATATGGTGCTGGAAGTGCGGCATCGCCATTGGTAACAGGCTTTAGTCCTGCTCATCGAAACTTAGAGGTTCAGCTGTGTGAATGGCTCGGCTTTGAACGTGCCATTCTGTTTAGCTCTGGTTTCAGTGCTAACCAAGCCTTTTTGTTTTCTCTGCTCGAAAAAGACGACTCATTACTGCAAGACAAACTTAACCACGCCTCTTTGATGGAAGCGGGGATGCTTTCTCCTGCAACAATGAAACGCTTTAAGCACAACGACACGCAACATCTAGAGTCGCTACTGCGCCGTTCTCCACAATCCTTGGTTGTGACGGAAGGCGTGTTCAGCATGGATGGCGATCAGGCTCCCCTCAATCAAATATCTAATCTGACCAATCAATACGACAGTTGGCTAGCGGTTGATGATGCCCACGGCATTGGGGTATTGGGTGATAAAGGGGCAGGGAGTTGCAACGCTTCGCAAATAACGCCTGATATCTTGGTGGTGACCTTTGGTAAAGCATTTGGCCTATCTGGTGCTGCGATTTTGTGTTCATCAGAAGTGGGTGACTACTTAACGCAATTTGCTCGTCATCATGTGTATTCGACGGCAATACCCCCCTCACAGGCTGTCGCTTTGTCGCATGCCTGTCAGATGATTCAAACGCAAGAGTGGCGTCGCGAGAAGCTAACCGAGTTAGGGGCTCTCTATGCAGAGCAGATGAATGGCGTACAAGGTTTTGTTGATACTCAGACTCCAATTAAGCCGTTTGTGATCGGTGAAGCTCAGGCTGCGCTCTTCGTTGCTGAAGAATTAAAGCGCAACCAAGTTTGGGTCACTGCAATTAGGCCACCAACGGTTCCGACTGGGACAGCGCGTCTGCGTATTACACTAACCGCCAATCACACTCAAAAGCAGATTCTTCAGTTAACCCGCTCGTTACGTCAAGCAGTAGAAAGAAACGTTAAATCAGGTGAATCAAGCTTTGGACCCAATAGCGAAACTCACATCGAAATAAATAATGAGGCTCAGTAA
- the bioC gene encoding malonyl-ACP O-methyltransferase BioC: MSQEAVVHNYVGQDKSAIAEAFGKAATTYDKHAEFQRDVGHRLLDKLPADLSGLKVLDLGCGTGYFSEQMAKRGAEVVCADLSAGMLKAAEQRCGASVALYQQADAEQLPFEDGCFDIVFSSLALQWCDDLSSPLKEMKRVTAAGGRVIFSTLLDGSLFELEKSWSKIDAHQHVNHFITINQVKIALAQSSCTAHQLDLPTITVWYDTAFELMRDLKGIGANHVSGRSQGLTSRRMLQLVEREYREFKNHQGFLPATYQVCLGVIQL, from the coding sequence ATGTCACAAGAAGCAGTCGTGCATAATTACGTAGGCCAAGATAAGAGTGCGATTGCCGAAGCTTTCGGCAAAGCAGCAACAACCTATGATAAACACGCTGAGTTTCAGCGCGATGTTGGCCACCGACTACTGGATAAGTTACCAGCCGACCTCTCAGGTTTAAAGGTACTCGATTTAGGTTGTGGTACGGGTTATTTCTCCGAACAGATGGCGAAACGCGGTGCTGAGGTTGTGTGCGCTGATTTATCTGCTGGAATGTTAAAAGCGGCAGAACAACGTTGCGGTGCATCGGTCGCTTTATATCAACAAGCTGACGCTGAGCAATTGCCGTTTGAAGATGGATGTTTCGACATCGTTTTTTCGAGCTTAGCGTTACAATGGTGTGATGATTTATCGTCACCTTTAAAAGAGATGAAGCGTGTTACAGCGGCTGGTGGACGTGTGATTTTCTCAACTTTGCTTGATGGGTCACTGTTTGAACTGGAAAAGTCATGGTCCAAAATTGACGCACATCAACACGTTAACCATTTTATTACAATCAATCAGGTAAAAATTGCGTTAGCGCAATCTAGCTGTACTGCTCATCAACTAGACTTGCCCACCATCACCGTTTGGTACGACACTGCGTTTGAACTGATGCGCGACCTTAAAGGCATCGGTGCTAATCACGTAAGTGGTCGCTCACAAGGTTTAACAAGTCGCCGTATGTTGCAGCTTGTTGAACGGGAATATCGAGAGTTCAAAAACCATCAAGGTTTCTTACCAGCAACATATCAAGTTTGTTTAGGGGTTATTCAATTATGA
- the bioD gene encoding dethiobiotin synthase, protein MIDALFIAGTDTEVGKTVVSKAILQALAAQDLSTIGYKPVAAGCEQYPEGLRNSDALHLQEAATQDIAYEDVNPYALLLPSSPHIAAKHDGVVIDEAVLSAKLDEHKQNSDIVLVEGAGGWRVPVSDDEYLSSWVKKEQLPVVLTVGIKLGCLSHALLTAEAIRADGLNLVGWVANRINPGTEHYADIIAMLEDKLGAPKLGEIPYVPKAKSKNIGKYINVQPLLEL, encoded by the coding sequence ATGATTGATGCATTATTCATTGCAGGTACGGATACCGAAGTGGGAAAAACTGTGGTTTCAAAAGCGATTCTTCAAGCTTTGGCCGCACAAGATTTATCAACAATTGGCTACAAGCCAGTTGCTGCAGGGTGTGAACAATACCCTGAAGGGTTACGTAACAGTGATGCGCTTCATCTTCAAGAAGCGGCGACGCAAGATATTGCTTACGAAGACGTGAACCCGTACGCGTTGCTACTGCCATCATCACCTCACATCGCAGCTAAGCATGACGGTGTCGTGATTGATGAAGCGGTATTATCGGCGAAATTAGACGAGCATAAGCAAAACTCGGACATCGTTCTAGTTGAAGGTGCAGGTGGCTGGCGTGTGCCTGTTTCAGATGACGAATACTTGTCTAGCTGGGTCAAGAAAGAGCAGCTTCCAGTTGTATTGACCGTTGGGATTAAGCTGGGTTGTTTGAGCCATGCTCTGTTAACCGCAGAAGCGATTCGTGCCGATGGTCTAAATCTAGTCGGTTGGGTAGCAAACCGCATTAATCCAGGCACTGAGCACTACGCTGATATTATTGCGATGCTTGAAGATAAGCTAGGTGCGCCAAAGTTAGGTGAGATCCCTTACGTACCAAAAGCGAAGTCTAAGAATATTGGTAAGTACATTAATGTACAGCCATTGCTTGAGCTTTAA
- the htpX gene encoding protease HtpX, translating to MKRVMLFLATNLAVVLVLSVVLNIVYAVTGMQPGSLSGLLLMAAVFGFGGSFISLMMSKKMALRSVGGMVIESPRNETEHWLMETVSRQAQQVGIGMPTVAIYDSPDINAFATGAKRDDSLVAVSTGLLHNMTRDEAEAVLAHEVSHIANGDMVTMTLMQGVVNTFVIFLSRFIANIVASNDNEEEGGSNMMVYFGVSMVLELVFGFLASFITMWYSRHREFHADAGAAHLVGKEKMIAALERLKVSHEPQLEGSMMAFGINGKKSLTELLMSHPPLDKRIASLRNM from the coding sequence ATGAAGCGAGTAATGTTGTTCCTTGCAACCAACCTTGCGGTTGTATTGGTACTAAGTGTTGTTCTTAATATTGTATACGCTGTTACAGGTATGCAACCAGGAAGCCTCTCAGGCTTGCTGTTAATGGCTGCGGTATTTGGTTTTGGCGGCTCATTCATTTCATTAATGATGTCAAAGAAAATGGCGCTACGCTCAGTTGGCGGCATGGTCATTGAAAGCCCACGTAATGAAACAGAACATTGGTTGATGGAGACGGTAAGCCGTCAAGCTCAACAAGTTGGTATTGGTATGCCAACAGTGGCGATCTACGATTCGCCAGACATCAACGCATTCGCAACCGGCGCTAAGCGTGATGATTCATTGGTGGCGGTATCAACAGGCCTTCTGCACAACATGACACGTGACGAGGCTGAAGCGGTATTAGCGCATGAAGTTAGCCACATCGCAAACGGCGACATGGTGACAATGACCCTAATGCAAGGTGTCGTGAACACGTTCGTTATCTTCCTTTCTCGTTTCATCGCGAACATTGTTGCGTCGAATGACAACGAAGAAGAGGGTGGCAGCAACATGATGGTGTACTTTGGTGTGTCTATGGTGCTGGAATTGGTGTTTGGTTTCTTGGCAAGCTTCATTACGATGTGGTACAGCCGTCATCGTGAATTCCATGCCGATGCAGGTGCTGCGCACTTGGTAGGTAAAGAGAAGATGATTGCAGCGCTAGAGCGTCTAAAAGTGAGCCACGAGCCACAGCTAGAAGGTTCTATGATGGCGTTTGGCATCAACGGTAAGAAGTCTCTAACTGAGCTACTAATGAGCCACCCGCCACTAGATAAGCGTATTGCGTCTCTACGTAACATGTAA
- the purB gene encoding adenylosuccinate lyase, whose amino-acid sequence MELSALTAVSPVDGRYGSKTIALRSIFSEFGLLKYRSIVEIRWLQKLAATDAIKEVPAFSAEANQFLDELAANFSEEDALRIKEIERTTNHDVKAVEYFLKEKVAGVPELHAVNEFIHFACTSEDINNTSHALMLKEARDTVILPEIRNVIDAIKALANEYRDIPLLSRTHGQPASPSTMGKEMANVAYRMERQYKQIESVEILAKINGAVGNYNAHLSAYPEVEWHQFSEEFITESLGVTWNPYTTQIEPHDYIAELFDAVARFNTILLDFDRDVWGYIALGHFKQKTIAGEIGSSTMPHKVNPIDFENSEGNLGLANAVFGHLAQKLPVSRWQRDLTDSTVLRNLGVGVGYAIIAYTSTLKGISKLEVNREALLAELDKNWEVLAEPVQTVMRRYGIEKPYEKLKELTRGKRVDGEGMRAFIDGLEIPEDEKVRLKEMTPANYIGQAIELTDKL is encoded by the coding sequence ATGGAACTGTCAGCATTGACTGCTGTTTCACCAGTAGACGGCCGTTACGGAAGTAAGACTATTGCATTACGCAGCATCTTTAGTGAGTTTGGACTACTAAAGTACCGCTCTATCGTTGAAATTCGTTGGTTACAAAAGCTTGCAGCTACTGATGCAATCAAAGAAGTACCAGCGTTCAGTGCAGAAGCTAACCAGTTTCTTGATGAACTAGCCGCTAACTTCAGCGAAGAAGACGCTCTGCGTATCAAAGAGATCGAGCGCACAACAAACCACGACGTAAAAGCGGTTGAGTACTTCTTGAAAGAGAAAGTTGCGGGCGTTCCTGAACTTCACGCAGTTAACGAATTCATTCACTTTGCATGTACTTCTGAAGACATCAACAACACATCTCACGCGCTTATGCTTAAAGAAGCTCGTGACACAGTGATTCTTCCAGAAATTCGTAACGTAATTGATGCTATCAAAGCACTTGCGAACGAGTACCGTGACATTCCTCTACTGTCTCGTACACACGGTCAGCCAGCTTCTCCTTCTACTATGGGTAAAGAGATGGCTAACGTTGCGTACCGTATGGAACGTCAATACAAGCAAATCGAAAGCGTTGAGATCCTAGCGAAAATCAACGGCGCGGTAGGTAACTACAACGCACACCTTTCTGCATACCCAGAAGTTGAATGGCACCAGTTCTCTGAAGAGTTCATCACTGAATCTCTTGGCGTAACTTGGAACCCGTACACAACTCAAATCGAACCTCACGATTACATCGCAGAACTATTCGACGCTGTTGCTCGTTTCAACACGATTCTTCTAGACTTCGACCGTGACGTTTGGGGCTACATCGCTCTTGGTCACTTCAAGCAGAAGACTATTGCTGGCGAAATCGGTTCTTCTACAATGCCGCATAAAGTTAACCCAATTGACTTCGAAAACTCTGAAGGCAACCTTGGTCTAGCTAACGCTGTATTCGGCCACCTAGCACAGAAACTTCCAGTTTCTCGCTGGCAACGTGACCTAACTGACTCTACAGTTCTTCGTAACCTAGGCGTTGGTGTTGGCTACGCAATCATTGCATACACTTCAACTTTGAAAGGTATTAGCAAGCTAGAAGTTAACCGTGAAGCGCTACTTGCTGAGCTAGACAAAAACTGGGAAGTACTAGCAGAACCAGTACAAACAGTAATGCGTCGTTACGGTATCGAGAAGCCATACGAGAAGCTTAAAGAGCTAACTCGTGGTAAGCGTGTAGATGGCGAAGGCATGCGTGCATTCATCGACGGTCTAGAGATTCCTGAAGACGAAAAAGTTCGTCTGAAAGAGATGACGCCAGCAAACTACATCGGTCAAGCAATCGAGCTAACTGACAAGCTGTAA
- the hflD gene encoding high frequency lysogenization protein HflD gives MANTLYDRTIAFAGICQAVALVQQVAKDGHCDKDAFEASLSAILNTNPANTVGVFGREANLKLGLECLVKGIDSTPAGSDITRYIISLMALERKLSSRNDSMSQLGDRIQTAERQTEHFDLFDEQMISNLASIYLDVVSPIGPRIQVSGTPSVLQQTSSQHKVRALLLSGIRSAVLWRQVGGKRRHLIFGRKKMIEQAQILLARM, from the coding sequence GTGGCTAATACACTTTATGACCGTACTATTGCTTTCGCCGGAATTTGCCAAGCTGTGGCTTTGGTTCAACAAGTAGCGAAAGACGGCCATTGTGATAAAGATGCCTTCGAAGCTTCACTCAGTGCCATTTTAAATACCAACCCAGCGAATACTGTTGGTGTATTTGGACGTGAAGCGAACCTAAAGCTTGGCCTTGAGTGCTTAGTAAAAGGTATCGATAGTACTCCAGCAGGTAGCGATATCACTCGTTACATCATCAGCTTGATGGCGCTTGAGCGTAAGCTATCTTCTCGCAACGACTCTATGTCTCAGCTTGGTGATCGCATTCAAACTGCAGAGCGCCAAACTGAACACTTTGATCTGTTTGACGAGCAAATGATCAGCAACCTTGCGAGTATCTACCTTGATGTTGTCAGCCCAATCGGCCCACGCATTCAGGTTTCTGGTACACCGTCTGTACTTCAACAGACATCGAGCCAACATAAGGTTCGCGCACTGCTTCTATCAGGGATTCGAAGCGCTGTGTTATGGCGTCAAGTTGGCGGCAAACGTCGCCACCTTATCTTCGGTCGCAAGAAGATGATCGAGCAGGCTCAAATCCTACTAGCTCGAATGTAA
- the mnmA gene encoding tRNA 2-thiouridine(34) synthase MnmA has protein sequence MSDISSGNSEKKVIVGMSGGVDSSVSAYLLQQQGYQVEGLFMKNWEEDDNEEYCTAAEDLADAQAVCDKLGIHLHTINFAAEYWDNVFEYFLEEYKAGRTPNPDILCNKEIKFKAFLEFADEVLDADYIAMGHYVRRTFPTQEELDAGVKPEMLRGLDSNKDQSYFLYTLSSDQVARSLFPVGELEKPEVRRIAEEQDLITAKKKDSTGICFIGERKFTEFLGKYLPAQPGNIETPEGQVIGQHQGLMYHTLGQRKGLHIGGTKGGGGNEEPWFVGEKDLKRNVLIAVQGKDHPLLKSEGLIASQLHWVNRTPITEVMTCTVKTRYRQTDIPCTIIPIDDENIKVIFDEPQIAVTPGQSAVFYQGEVCLGGGIIEKRI, from the coding sequence ATGTCAGATATCAGCTCTGGAAACAGCGAAAAGAAAGTAATTGTCGGTATGTCCGGCGGTGTAGATTCGTCAGTATCGGCGTATCTTCTTCAGCAACAAGGCTATCAGGTAGAAGGCCTTTTCATGAAAAACTGGGAAGAAGACGATAACGAAGAATACTGCACGGCAGCTGAAGATCTTGCTGATGCTCAAGCGGTATGTGACAAACTAGGTATCCACCTTCACACCATTAACTTTGCTGCAGAATACTGGGACAACGTATTCGAATACTTCCTTGAAGAATACAAAGCAGGCCGTACGCCTAACCCAGATATCCTTTGTAACAAAGAAATCAAATTCAAAGCATTCTTAGAGTTTGCTGATGAAGTACTAGACGCAGACTACATCGCGATGGGTCACTACGTTCGTCGTACATTCCCTACTCAAGAAGAGCTAGATGCTGGCGTTAAACCAGAAATGCTACGTGGCCTAGACAGTAACAAAGACCAGAGCTATTTCCTATACACGCTAAGCTCAGATCAAGTAGCACGCAGCCTATTCCCTGTTGGTGAACTAGAGAAGCCTGAAGTACGACGTATTGCTGAAGAGCAAGACTTGATCACAGCGAAGAAAAAAGACTCTACAGGCATCTGCTTTATTGGTGAGCGTAAGTTCACTGAGTTCCTAGGCAAATACCTACCAGCGCAACCGGGTAACATTGAAACGCCAGAAGGCCAAGTGATTGGTCAACACCAAGGCTTGATGTACCACACACTAGGTCAACGTAAAGGCCTACATATCGGCGGCACCAAAGGTGGCGGCGGTAATGAAGAACCATGGTTTGTTGGTGAAAAAGATCTTAAGCGTAATGTACTTATCGCAGTACAAGGTAAAGACCACCCTCTTCTTAAATCAGAAGGTTTGATCGCATCTCAACTTCATTGGGTAAATCGCACACCAATTACTGAAGTTATGACATGCACGGTAAAAACACGTTACCGTCAAACAGATATTCCTTGTACAATCATCCCAATTGATGATGAGAACATTAAAGTTATTTTTGATGAGCCACAAATCGCGGTGACCCCAGGTCAATCTGCAGTGTTCTACCAAGGCGAAGTATGTCTTGGTGGTGGTATCATCGAAAAGCGCATCTAA
- a CDS encoding inosine/guanosine kinase — MKFPGQRKSKHYFPVHARDPLVSQAQSSKRMSRTHIIGIDQTLVDIEAKVSSELIEKYGLSKGHSLVIGDEAAESLYQELKEQCLITNEYAGGTIGNTLHNYSVLADDRSTLLGVMSQDIKIGSYGYRYLCNTSSRMDLNHLQGVDGAIGRCFALITEDGERTFAISEGQMNQLKPESIPEKIFKSASALVLTAYLVRCKPGDPMPEATMKAIEYAKKYDVPVVLTLGTKFVIQDDPEFWKDFLEQHVTVVAMNEDEAEALTGESDPLAASDKALEWVDLVLCTAGPVGLFMAGYTEDAAKRETSLPLLPGSIAEFNRFEFSRPAHKELCENPTKVYSHIAPYMGGPEKIKNTNGAGDAALSALLHDMAANKYHKENVPNSSKHQHSFLTYSSFSQVCKYSNRASYEVLVQHSPRLSRGLPEREDSLEEAYWER, encoded by the coding sequence ATGAAATTCCCTGGACAACGTAAATCAAAGCACTATTTTCCGGTTCACGCACGTGATCCTCTAGTGAGCCAAGCTCAAAGCAGTAAAAGAATGTCACGCACTCATATTATTGGTATTGACCAAACTTTGGTGGATATTGAAGCAAAAGTGAGTTCTGAACTTATTGAGAAGTACGGTTTAAGTAAGGGACATTCACTGGTTATTGGTGACGAAGCCGCTGAATCTTTATATCAAGAATTAAAAGAACAGTGCCTGATTACCAATGAATACGCTGGTGGCACAATTGGTAATACACTACACAACTATTCAGTATTGGCGGATGACCGTTCAACACTATTAGGTGTAATGAGCCAAGATATTAAGATTGGTAGCTATGGTTACCGCTATTTATGTAATACATCAAGCAGAATGGATCTGAACCATTTACAAGGGGTAGATGGCGCAATTGGTCGCTGCTTTGCATTAATTACAGAAGATGGTGAACGTACTTTCGCAATTAGCGAAGGACAAATGAACCAACTAAAACCAGAAAGCATTCCTGAAAAGATCTTCAAAAGTGCTTCTGCTTTAGTATTAACTGCTTATTTAGTTCGTTGTAAGCCAGGTGACCCTATGCCTGAAGCAACAATGAAAGCGATTGAATACGCGAAGAAATACGATGTGCCTGTTGTTTTAACACTAGGTACTAAGTTCGTTATTCAAGATGATCCAGAATTTTGGAAAGACTTCTTAGAGCAGCACGTAACGGTTGTTGCAATGAATGAAGACGAAGCAGAAGCCCTAACCGGTGAAAGCGATCCGCTTGCTGCTTCAGACAAAGCGCTAGAGTGGGTGGACTTAGTTCTATGTACTGCCGGCCCTGTTGGCCTATTCATGGCGGGTTACACGGAAGACGCAGCGAAGCGTGAAACATCACTGCCTCTACTTCCAGGTTCAATTGCGGAATTCAACCGTTTTGAATTTAGCCGTCCTGCACATAAAGAGTTATGTGAAAACCCAACTAAAGTGTATTCGCATATTGCGCCATACATGGGTGGTCCGGAAAAAATCAAAAATACGAATGGTGCAGGTGATGCTGCTTTATCGGCTTTATTACATGATATGGCTGCGAATAAGTACCACAAAGAAAACGTGCCAAACTCAAGTAAGCACCAACATTCATTTTTGACCTATTCTTCTTTCTCACAAGTTTGTAAATATTCAAACCGTGCTAGCTATGAAGTGTTAGTTCAACACTCTCCACGTTTATCTCGTGGTCTTCCTGAAAGAGAAGATAGCCTAGAAGAAGCGTACTGGGAAAGATAA